A stretch of Clostridium formicaceticum DNA encodes these proteins:
- a CDS encoding L,D-transpeptidase family protein, which yields MLAEILSLCIATTMLAPAVTAENYAIEMEEDIVIQEEYDLIPAEEILEEMLEVTEEKAEEPVESVEVEVPEEIEIEEKEEIEEAEVEKIDYPVALKEMGYYKEDYADKEINMRNAVLRFQSEHNLMVDGKFGEISYRALEKRLQDADYQYADVITSPPTEQEWIAINKTKRILTFYKGTQVIKKYPIAQGKDPSYTPEGKYTIVNRIKNPRWGGAGIAAPVAGGSPKNPLGYRWMGLSLKGGGSYGIHGNNQPKSIGTDASMGCVRMINSDVEELFELVKLNTPVWIGTHEKLKEWGVHNKSYLN from the coding sequence ATGTTAGCGGAAATTTTATCACTATGTATTGCCACCACCATGTTGGCCCCGGCAGTCACCGCAGAAAATTATGCTATAGAAATGGAGGAGGATATCGTCATCCAAGAGGAATATGACCTTATACCGGCAGAAGAAATACTAGAAGAAATGCTAGAAGTAACAGAAGAAAAGGCAGAAGAGCCGGTAGAGTCAGTGGAAGTAGAAGTGCCAGAAGAGATAGAAATAGAAGAAAAAGAAGAAATAGAAGAAGCAGAAGTAGAAAAAATAGATTATCCAGTAGCCCTTAAAGAAATGGGTTATTACAAAGAAGATTATGCTGACAAAGAAATCAATATGAGAAATGCGGTTTTGCGTTTTCAAAGTGAACATAATCTGATGGTAGATGGGAAATTTGGTGAAATATCCTATAGAGCTTTAGAAAAAAGGCTTCAAGATGCAGACTACCAATATGCAGATGTCATCACAAGTCCTCCTACTGAACAGGAGTGGATAGCTATTAATAAAACCAAGAGAATCCTGACCTTCTATAAAGGTACACAAGTGATTAAAAAATATCCCATCGCCCAAGGAAAGGACCCCTCTTACACCCCTGAAGGAAAATATACGATTGTAAATAGAATAAAAAATCCAAGATGGGGAGGTGCTGGAATAGCTGCACCTGTAGCAGGAGGCTCTCCTAAAAATCCTTTAGGTTATCGATGGATGGGACTCAGCCTAAAGGGTGGAGGCTCCTATGGCATACATGGCAATAATCAGCCAAAGTCCATCGGCACAGATGCTTCCATGGGGTGTGTTCGAATGATTAATTCTGATGTAGAAGAATTATTCGAGCTGGTGAAACTCAATACCCCTGTATGGATAGGTACCCATGAGAAGTTGAAGGAGTGGGGGGTACATAATAAGAGTTACTTGAATTAG
- a CDS encoding lactate/malate family dehydrogenase — protein sequence MYYYKCLDKLLLSSHEYTTLQPADESEVKQYPGILYYLYAMDPFTTRKSFSISDASLLYLKEEGLHLLQFHQQQEEALPSWLLKKIEERKVMGINTAFPNWRVMLHHQPPQKWRIHIAGLGDVGGTLLTGLRLLGGAYIDAIGIYDKASDKLKRWCYEVNQVYSSGNHCFPEIDAITEDEMFRCDMFVFCIAKAVPPIGEEAKDVRMIQFEENAKIIRTFAKRARTAGFKGIFAVVSDPVDLLCKVVLDASNTDELENYDFQGLAPEQIRGYGLGVMYARALYFAKENPKTSHFMEEGRAFGPHGEDLIIADSIENYNESLSLYLTNKAKTANLEIRDLGFKPYIAPALSSGSLSILATIKGDWHYSATYIGGVYMGSRNRLNSSGVEIERLSLPDLLFNRLKNTYDNLRNVL from the coding sequence TTGTATTATTACAAGTGCTTAGATAAATTATTGTTGTCATCTCATGAATATACGACACTTCAACCAGCAGATGAAAGCGAAGTGAAGCAGTATCCTGGAATCCTCTACTATCTATACGCCATGGACCCCTTCACCACTAGAAAGTCCTTCTCTATTTCCGATGCTTCTCTGCTTTATTTAAAAGAAGAAGGGCTCCATCTGCTACAATTTCATCAACAGCAGGAAGAAGCCCTTCCCAGCTGGTTACTTAAAAAAATAGAGGAAAGAAAAGTGATGGGAATAAACACTGCCTTTCCCAACTGGCGGGTAATGCTTCATCATCAACCTCCTCAAAAGTGGAGAATACATATTGCAGGATTAGGAGATGTGGGGGGAACACTGCTTACTGGTCTTCGGCTATTAGGAGGTGCTTACATTGATGCCATCGGTATTTACGATAAAGCATCGGATAAATTAAAGCGTTGGTGCTATGAGGTCAATCAGGTATATTCCTCAGGAAATCATTGTTTTCCCGAGATAGATGCTATTACAGAGGATGAGATGTTTCGCTGTGATATGTTTGTATTCTGCATTGCTAAAGCTGTTCCCCCTATTGGTGAAGAAGCAAAAGATGTTCGTATGATTCAATTTGAAGAAAATGCAAAGATCATAAGAACCTTTGCTAAAAGGGCTCGAACTGCTGGTTTTAAGGGGATTTTTGCTGTTGTTTCTGACCCCGTGGATCTCCTCTGTAAAGTAGTACTTGATGCTAGCAATACAGACGAATTGGAGAACTATGATTTTCAAGGTCTAGCTCCTGAACAAATCAGAGGCTATGGCCTCGGAGTGATGTATGCCCGTGCTCTTTATTTTGCAAAAGAAAATCCCAAAACCTCCCATTTTATGGAGGAAGGAAGAGCTTTTGGACCCCATGGAGAGGATCTTATCATCGCTGATAGCATTGAAAACTATAATGAAAGCCTTTCCCTTTACCTAACCAATAAGGCTAAAACTGCCAACCTAGAAATAAGAGACCTAGGCTTTAAACCTTATATTGCCCCTGCCTTATCTTCTGGTAGTCTGTCTATTTTAGCCACAATTAAAGGTGATTGGCATTATAGTGCTACCTATATAGGAGGTGTTTATATGGGCTCAAGAAATCGTTTAAATTCCTCTGGCGTGGAAATAGAGAGATTATCTCTGCCAGATTTGTTGTTCAATAGACTGAAAAACACTTATGATAACCTGAGGAACGTCCTATGA
- the cas6 gene encoding CRISPR-associated endoribonuclease Cas6: MKVYELRLKIFLLKSIDKKEALERIGEMIDKCLTATDEFRNFHNSNTFKNYTFNSLYKLERDGIYKVGNIYSIKIRTVDEMLAKYFKKNLANEYTEHMKGLTLECNILRKKPIEKIYSITPVIIKTDEGYWKGRLSLESFEKRLRENIIKKYNDYFDTEISEDFELFSRIEFNNQKPIASSYKNVNFLGDKLTLYIAENEIAQNLAYLALGTGVGEINGRGYGFMNYQSFK, from the coding sequence GTGAAAGTATATGAATTGAGGTTAAAAATCTTTTTACTGAAAAGTATAGATAAAAAAGAAGCCTTAGAGCGAATAGGAGAAATGATAGATAAATGTTTGACTGCTACAGATGAATTTCGAAATTTTCATAATAGCAACACATTCAAAAATTATACCTTTAATTCTCTATATAAGTTAGAGAGAGACGGTATCTACAAAGTAGGTAATATTTATTCTATAAAGATTCGAACTGTAGATGAGATGTTAGCGAAATACTTTAAAAAGAATCTTGCTAATGAATACACAGAACATATGAAAGGGTTGACCTTAGAGTGTAATATATTAAGAAAAAAGCCTATAGAAAAAATATACAGCATAACACCTGTCATTATAAAGACAGATGAGGGTTATTGGAAGGGACGTCTGTCCTTAGAATCATTTGAAAAGAGATTAAGAGAAAATATTATCAAAAAATATAATGATTATTTTGATACGGAAATTAGCGAAGATTTTGAACTGTTCAGTAGAATAGAGTTCAATAATCAAAAACCTATTGCTTCTTCCTATAAAAATGTAAATTTTTTAGGAGACAAGCTAACATTGTATATTGCTGAAAATGAAATTGCTCAAAATCTAGCGTACTTAGCATTAGGTACGGGGGTTGGAGAGATTAATGGGCGCGGCTATGGCTTTATGAACTACCAGTCTTTTAAGTAG
- the cas8b gene encoding type I-B CRISPR-associated protein Cas8b/Csh1, with protein sequence MLSDVIQIFKKKYKDQGDQIITDAYTPADGEYIIIDTNQDKFHILDKVYIKQDKKTREVDSSNPHFDFICKADYMSRYLESNKAISDKNIHSNNYLTFFVKKENIHNGKITNEVIEKYYDILKNPLIKYTKSKSKKLYESLEKKYGKPNKAQVERIEDWIKNNIFNLIDPDSKDKSYLKIFFKFDLAIYKNESERYILANIYNSTDYNETIDNKIYGLPNDNMGLNSKKPYLENKSRKATVPYLISEEEVLIQKKFFDYLANQAALNKTNIYIGANQIESYKNDETPEEDFCGYYLRIKKGKEIEIHDFDTIGLYEAQISPLSLENTLQLEKPKLEYSTIHKLSTLKNIINDVFFNKCLTTNYFTDAKDIRIHDSALKRNLLISRTTLFTWFYKGNDSNAWKILKQSSLDLIKGSIYKGYLTKAGEQFNLRCGLKKYFEGGDNMADILVDVKDTLRAKITNKSGTETIASDTEYYFAVGQLTSYFISLSKTKTKMHSLANPMINAKTNEKIKEELRKLYKKYNYTINTATNRFNNLFAMVSSYVPEGKIMEDLIIAGYLHSNLLYEKSDKGGK encoded by the coding sequence TTGTTATCCGATGTAATACAAATTTTTAAAAAAAAGTATAAAGACCAAGGAGATCAAATTATAACCGATGCATATACGCCTGCTGATGGAGAATACATCATTATTGATACAAACCAAGATAAATTCCATATCTTAGATAAAGTATATATTAAACAGGATAAAAAAACAAGGGAAGTAGACAGTTCTAATCCACACTTTGACTTTATTTGCAAGGCAGATTATATGAGTAGGTACTTAGAATCCAATAAAGCTATAAGTGATAAAAATATACATAGCAATAATTACTTAACCTTCTTCGTGAAAAAGGAAAATATTCATAATGGTAAAATCACCAATGAAGTTATAGAAAAATACTATGACATTTTGAAGAATCCTCTAATTAAATATACTAAGTCAAAATCAAAAAAACTATATGAGTCTCTTGAAAAAAAATATGGAAAACCTAATAAAGCTCAAGTAGAAAGAATTGAAGATTGGATTAAAAATAATATTTTCAACTTAATAGATCCTGATAGTAAGGATAAATCTTATCTAAAAATTTTTTTCAAATTTGATCTAGCGATTTATAAAAATGAAAGTGAACGTTATATATTAGCCAATATCTATAACAGTACTGATTATAATGAGACGATAGATAACAAAATTTATGGCTTACCCAATGATAATATGGGACTAAATAGCAAAAAACCCTATCTAGAAAATAAAAGTAGGAAAGCTACAGTCCCCTATTTAATTTCTGAGGAAGAAGTATTAATACAAAAAAAATTTTTTGATTATTTAGCCAATCAGGCAGCACTGAATAAAACGAATATTTATATAGGAGCAAATCAAATAGAATCTTATAAAAATGATGAAACACCAGAAGAAGATTTTTGTGGCTATTATTTAAGAATAAAAAAAGGAAAAGAAATTGAAATCCATGACTTTGACACTATAGGCCTTTACGAAGCCCAGATTTCTCCATTAAGTCTAGAAAATACTTTGCAGCTTGAAAAGCCAAAACTAGAGTACAGTACGATACATAAATTGTCCACATTAAAAAATATCATTAATGATGTTTTTTTCAATAAATGCTTAACAACTAATTACTTTACAGATGCAAAGGATATAAGGATTCATGATAGTGCTTTAAAAAGAAACCTACTGATATCTAGAACTACTTTATTTACTTGGTTTTATAAAGGCAATGACAGCAATGCGTGGAAAATTCTTAAGCAAAGTAGTTTAGATTTAATAAAAGGTTCTATATATAAGGGATACTTGACGAAAGCTGGTGAGCAATTTAATTTAAGATGTGGACTAAAAAAATACTTTGAAGGGGGAGATAATATGGCTGATATTTTGGTAGATGTTAAAGATACATTAAGAGCTAAAATTACTAATAAAAGCGGAACTGAAACAATAGCAAGTGATACAGAGTATTATTTCGCAGTAGGACAACTAACTAGCTATTTTATTTCATTAAGCAAAACCAAAACAAAGATGCATTCCCTGGCAAACCCTATGATTAATGCAAAAACTAATGAAAAAATAAAAGAAGAATTGAGAAAGCTTTATAAAAAATATAATTATACAATTAATACTGCTACAAATAGATTTAATAATCTATTTGCTATGGTCTCTTCCTATGTACCAGAGGGAAAGATTATGGAGGATTTAATTATAGCTGGATATTTACATAGTAACTTACTCTATGAAAAATCCGATAAGGGAGGAAAGTGA
- a CDS encoding nicotinate-nicotinamide nucleotide adenylyltransferase produces the protein MNTLEAQKVYSELHMILLEKSFLEEHPLKKNTIKKHLESTYFFHHLHEILEEGDYSCTAVFTLCKDMLEALWEKSMPTNPLHYLYQFSLSLSFPDSVEIQLNPELDLGCYLYLKALRVISQYEKLFHKGTFESDFPLNLLTEEEEHPLMNLQEYRSFLHAFYNEYIYEMMKLNYEVVGHNTLAHICGVHYLAVFIAKQLLEKGTPLDLGRVSGAAAGHDIGKFGCRSLESKRVAYLHYYYTDQWFKRHNIPYIGHIALNHSVWDLELENLSIESLLLIYSDFRVKNITTESGSQEMKMISLKDAFETILEKLDNVDESKEKRYRRVYMKLKDFEDALVDMGIHIDPAAEIKNNLQEEKKYYAIMQGKKITNHLKYIAIRHNINLMYKLRDETSLNEIIEIARAEQDAKIIREYLDIFQEYSTYLTQKQKIIAMKFLYENLVHPEEDIRKQCAYIIGAMIAIFDESYRKEIPEGLSIVEPEITSSEILHQYIKLFLYPDHKVIPLHRSWIRYSISTLLTSLFNKSSYHQVEDYRKVLLKYYENIASLEDEIEIVLMEALKYVPLSPDSSALTTAIDYVMQILKSKHKSIRVSALDTLNHLLQYITKESETYRMIEKFLSEVKYASLPAENFLYYKLAKNLSLDDNIIENIYDFYHQDISKISDMFLNNLKTETDWMIKKFHVELLTEYTLKDAIIDKLYIAMHFCNLLKVSAMETVRCQAGEAVVKIFHHLPIEQRNDIAIELLRTLEIEGARFTKYIPNFLGQIIIYLKPMELDEIIEDVIEKIKHADTQINSLLLKTIGVFIANYPKYKEIFKENKEVYNKRLAKLLGILLNGLVHHNLQIKQVSFSVIGKDVFGADSLTLEEKHHIFQLVAKKILTLLTDAEESELLFLTNSAGLNHIYRFISDYRFLYKDIEVKTGAKVAFFPGSFDPFTLGHKEVAKAIRDLGFEVYLSVDEFSWSKRTQPSMIRKNIIHMSIADEMNVYIYPEDFPVNLANPEDLYHLRSNFYPSEVYIVVGSDVILNASAYKHAKVENSVVTFPHIVFERRSEDFQDEKVLDLEKALENIQQPVIKLNLPPQYEDISSTQIRNYIDENRDISNLIDPLSQKYIYRNNLYRREPQYKSLIQTVSIDIDVRHNFNYELINTLASSFHGNYHQAFSSIEKISQEFNAHIVLIRDVKENGKILGYSLFHWVPSDLIYQEFKDSHISQCIRENYTGRIIRIDGIFVRQDSKQNNLYQIILSETMAYCLKNDYGYGIFANKIETPTSPELLEVLKRSGFQELPFSQGSQPVLAVNMTNPCTLSFDIQTMIKEPFRSNENVKAIIASTRKRLQEALVNLYPGHLVLSLDRDLVEEALVKKICRENEVPPVPLYPRSLGPSMCVPFGNILNRAIVPNTVTKTLHTEKMFNPDMKKFTIGPFPYYLDLVKQARMIHSFKRPVILVDDLLNKGYRMKVLDPILKKENIHVKKIIVGMLSGQGKELMEIQNRSVDSPYFIPKLRLWFNEALFYPFIGGDTLWRGVYPKKNLLPSINFILPYTSLTFIKDVSDTSLYNFSLACINNALDILRVLENTYQKINERKLTLSLLGEVFLYPRSPDLGKNRCYDFNVHPSVHLEKDLELLKRLEYSFTTSYKGR, from the coding sequence ATGAATACACTAGAAGCTCAAAAAGTATATAGCGAGTTACATATGATTCTCTTAGAAAAAAGCTTTTTAGAAGAACACCCATTGAAAAAAAACACCATAAAAAAACACCTTGAAAGCACTTATTTTTTTCATCATCTTCATGAAATATTAGAGGAAGGCGACTATAGCTGTACCGCAGTATTTACGCTATGTAAAGATATGCTGGAGGCTTTATGGGAAAAAAGCATGCCTACCAATCCCCTTCACTATCTTTATCAATTTTCCCTCAGCCTTTCCTTCCCTGACTCTGTAGAAATTCAGTTAAATCCAGAGCTGGACTTAGGCTGCTACTTATATCTTAAAGCATTGAGGGTTATTTCGCAATACGAAAAATTGTTTCATAAAGGCACCTTTGAAAGTGATTTTCCCCTTAATCTGTTGACTGAAGAAGAAGAGCATCCACTGATGAATCTTCAGGAGTACAGGTCTTTTCTTCATGCTTTTTACAATGAATATATTTATGAAATGATGAAACTAAACTATGAAGTTGTTGGTCACAACACATTGGCTCATATATGTGGTGTTCACTATCTTGCTGTATTTATTGCTAAACAGTTGCTTGAAAAAGGTACACCTTTAGATTTAGGCAGAGTATCCGGTGCGGCGGCGGGACATGATATTGGAAAGTTTGGCTGTAGAAGCCTTGAATCCAAGCGTGTAGCCTACCTTCATTATTATTATACGGATCAATGGTTTAAGCGTCATAACATACCCTATATTGGACATATTGCTTTAAACCACTCTGTATGGGACTTGGAACTGGAAAATTTATCTATAGAATCACTTCTTTTAATCTATAGTGACTTCAGAGTAAAAAATATCACTACTGAAAGTGGCAGTCAAGAAATGAAGATGATTTCTTTGAAGGATGCCTTCGAAACCATATTGGAGAAACTAGATAATGTGGATGAAAGCAAAGAAAAAAGATATCGTCGCGTTTATATGAAATTAAAAGATTTTGAAGATGCTTTAGTTGACATGGGAATCCATATTGATCCTGCTGCAGAAATAAAAAATAATCTGCAGGAGGAAAAGAAGTATTATGCCATTATGCAAGGAAAGAAAATCACCAACCACTTAAAATATATTGCGATTCGTCATAATATCAATCTAATGTATAAGTTGCGTGATGAAACCTCTCTAAATGAGATTATAGAAATTGCCAGGGCTGAACAGGATGCTAAAATTATTAGGGAATATTTGGACATATTTCAAGAATATTCTACCTATTTGACTCAAAAACAGAAAATCATTGCCATGAAATTTTTATACGAAAATCTAGTGCATCCTGAAGAAGATATCCGTAAACAATGCGCTTACATTATAGGTGCTATGATTGCTATCTTTGATGAAAGCTATCGTAAAGAAATTCCTGAGGGGCTGTCTATCGTAGAGCCTGAAATAACCAGCAGCGAGATTTTACATCAATATATAAAGCTCTTTTTATACCCTGATCACAAGGTTATTCCTTTGCACCGCAGCTGGATCAGATACAGCATAAGTACTTTATTAACTTCTCTATTCAACAAATCTTCCTATCATCAAGTTGAAGACTATAGAAAAGTACTGTTGAAATACTATGAAAACATCGCCAGCCTCGAGGATGAGATAGAAATTGTTTTAATGGAAGCGTTGAAATATGTTCCTTTATCGCCTGATTCTTCTGCTTTAACCACTGCAATAGACTATGTAATGCAGATTCTCAAAAGTAAACATAAGAGCATAAGAGTTTCAGCTTTGGATACCTTAAATCACCTGCTTCAATATATCACCAAAGAATCAGAAACCTATAGGATGATAGAGAAATTTTTATCTGAAGTGAAATATGCTTCTCTTCCAGCAGAAAATTTCTTGTATTATAAGTTAGCAAAAAACCTCTCTTTAGATGACAACATTATAGAAAATATCTATGATTTTTATCATCAGGATATCAGCAAAATCTCCGATATGTTTTTAAACAACTTAAAAACTGAAACCGACTGGATGATAAAAAAGTTTCATGTTGAACTCTTGACAGAATATACCCTTAAGGATGCCATCATTGATAAGCTCTATATTGCTATGCACTTTTGTAATCTATTGAAGGTAAGTGCTATGGAAACTGTAAGATGCCAAGCAGGTGAAGCAGTGGTGAAGATTTTCCATCACCTTCCTATCGAGCAGAGAAATGATATTGCCATCGAATTGCTTCGTACTCTTGAGATTGAAGGTGCCCGATTTACTAAATATATACCCAATTTTTTAGGACAAATTATTATTTATCTCAAGCCTATGGAATTAGATGAAATCATCGAAGATGTCATTGAAAAAATTAAACATGCAGATACACAGATCAACTCTCTATTATTAAAAACTATTGGTGTTTTTATTGCCAATTATCCAAAATACAAGGAAATTTTCAAAGAAAACAAAGAAGTCTATAATAAACGATTAGCAAAATTGTTAGGAATTTTGTTAAATGGTTTAGTGCATCACAATCTTCAAATCAAACAAGTTTCCTTTAGTGTTATTGGTAAAGATGTTTTTGGTGCAGATTCTTTAACCTTAGAAGAAAAACACCATATATTTCAGCTGGTGGCAAAGAAAATCCTAACGCTGTTAACAGATGCTGAAGAAAGTGAGCTGCTATTTCTTACAAATTCAGCAGGTTTAAATCATATTTATCGTTTTATTTCAGACTATAGGTTTTTATATAAAGACATCGAGGTAAAAACTGGTGCTAAAGTAGCTTTCTTCCCTGGCTCCTTCGACCCCTTCACTTTAGGTCACAAAGAAGTTGCGAAGGCCATAAGAGATTTGGGCTTTGAAGTTTATCTTTCCGTAGATGAATTTTCATGGTCAAAACGTACACAGCCTAGTATGATAAGAAAAAATATTATTCACATGTCTATTGCAGATGAAATGAATGTATATATTTATCCAGAGGATTTTCCTGTTAATCTTGCAAATCCAGAAGACTTATATCACTTAAGAAGTAACTTCTACCCTTCTGAAGTGTATATTGTTGTAGGCAGTGATGTTATCCTAAACGCTTCTGCCTATAAGCATGCTAAAGTTGAAAACAGTGTTGTTACTTTTCCCCATATTGTTTTCGAGAGACGAAGTGAGGATTTTCAAGATGAAAAGGTTTTAGACCTAGAAAAGGCTTTGGAAAATATACAGCAACCAGTAATTAAATTAAATTTACCTCCACAGTATGAGGATATTAGTTCCACGCAAATTAGAAATTATATTGACGAAAATAGAGATATCTCCAACTTAATTGATCCACTTTCACAAAAATATATCTATAGGAACAATTTATACAGAAGAGAACCACAATATAAATCGCTGATACAAACTGTTTCCATCGACATTGATGTTAGACATAACTTCAACTATGAATTAATCAATACCCTTGCCTCTAGTTTTCACGGAAACTATCACCAGGCTTTTAGCAGTATTGAGAAAATAAGTCAAGAATTCAATGCGCATATTGTTTTAATTCGTGATGTAAAAGAAAACGGAAAAATTCTAGGTTATTCTTTGTTTCACTGGGTTCCCTCTGATTTAATTTATCAGGAATTTAAGGATAGCCATATCTCACAATGTATTCGTGAAAATTATACCGGAAGAATTATACGAATCGATGGGATTTTTGTCCGGCAAGATAGCAAACAAAATAACTTATATCAAATTATTTTATCTGAAACAATGGCCTATTGCCTAAAGAATGATTATGGCTATGGTATTTTTGCCAATAAGATAGAAACCCCTACTTCCCCTGAGTTGCTTGAGGTTTTAAAACGCAGTGGATTTCAAGAGCTTCCCTTTTCTCAAGGAAGTCAACCAGTTTTAGCTGTAAATATGACAAATCCCTGCACCTTAAGTTTTGATATTCAAACCATGATTAAAGAGCCCTTCAGAAGCAATGAAAACGTAAAGGCTATTATTGCTTCTACCCGTAAAAGGCTGCAAGAAGCTCTTGTAAATCTTTATCCAGGCCACTTGGTACTTTCTCTTGACAGGGATCTAGTAGAGGAAGCCCTTGTGAAAAAAATATGTCGTGAAAATGAAGTACCTCCGGTACCCCTTTATCCAAGAAGCCTAGGTCCTTCTATGTGTGTTCCTTTTGGTAATATATTGAATAGAGCCATTGTACCAAATACTGTGACGAAAACTCTTCATACAGAAAAGATGTTTAATCCTGATATGAAAAAATTTACCATCGGTCCCTTCCCCTATTACTTAGATCTAGTGAAACAAGCTAGAATGATACATTCCTTTAAAAGACCGGTGATTCTTGTAGATGACCTGCTTAATAAAGGTTATCGCATGAAGGTATTAGATCCAATATTAAAAAAAGAAAATATCCATGTTAAGAAAATTATTGTAGGCATGCTGTCAGGCCAAGGGAAAGAGTTAATGGAAATCCAAAATAGAAGTGTCGATAGCCCCTATTTTATTCCTAAATTGCGATTGTGGTTTAATGAGGCACTGTTCTACCCCTTTATAGGCGGAGATACTTTATGGAGAGGTGTCTATCCCAAAAAGAACTTACTCCCCTCTATTAATTTTATTTTGCCCTATACCTCCCTTACTTTTATAAAGGATGTCAGTGACACAAGCCTTTACAATTTTTCTTTAGCATGCATCAATAACGCTCTTGATATATTAAGGGTACTGGAGAATACTTATCAAAAAATAAACGAAAGAAAGTTAACCCTATCTCTATTAGGAGAAGTATTTTTATATCCTCGCTCTCCTGATTTAGGAAAAAACAGGTGTTATGATTTTAATGTGCATCCTTCTGTACACCTTGAAAAAGATTTAGAATTATTAAAGCGTTTAGAATACAGTTTCACTACATCCTATAAAGGGAGATGA
- a CDS encoding type I CRISPR-associated protein Cas7 produces MNKRVYGVLGIVSRMSNWNADFTGYPKTTSSGDVFGSDKAFKYPLKKMWEQQGEKVLYIKSLRLSENKKGETELIPRSLKERYEFLFDTKDLKEEIDNGKILKNLFCCIDVKNYGATFTPSNSDKNISITGAVQVGQGFNKYDGSQAEEQQILSPFRDDKKKEINSGAKKEEDQEEAKASTLGTKIVSNEAHYFYPFTINPAAYDEFKVLGVTDGYTEEDYKKFKKASLVAATSFSTNAKIGCENEFALFVETERDLYLPDLSQYVGFEKGEEKNTIILKCDELLNELQDKINNIEIYYNPYTTQLEEKIEGAKKFNIFTQKEV; encoded by the coding sequence ATGAATAAAAGAGTTTATGGGGTTTTAGGGATTGTTTCAAGGATGAGTAATTGGAATGCTGATTTTACAGGCTATCCAAAAACAACTTCCAGTGGAGATGTATTTGGTAGTGATAAAGCATTTAAATATCCTTTAAAAAAAATGTGGGAGCAACAAGGGGAAAAGGTTTTATATATAAAGTCTCTTCGATTATCTGAAAATAAAAAAGGTGAAACGGAGCTTATACCAAGGTCTTTGAAGGAAAGATATGAATTTTTATTTGACACTAAAGACTTAAAGGAAGAAATCGATAATGGTAAAATATTGAAAAACTTATTTTGTTGCATTGATGTAAAAAACTATGGCGCTACGTTTACACCATCGAACTCTGATAAAAATATATCTATAACTGGAGCGGTTCAGGTTGGACAAGGTTTTAATAAATATGATGGAAGCCAAGCGGAAGAACAACAAATACTGTCTCCTTTTAGAGATGATAAGAAAAAAGAAATTAACAGTGGTGCAAAAAAGGAAGAAGACCAAGAAGAAGCCAAAGCATCTACTTTAGGAACCAAAATCGTTAGTAATGAAGCTCATTATTTTTACCCCTTTACTATTAATCCAGCTGCATATGATGAATTTAAAGTACTAGGAGTAACCGATGGGTATACAGAAGAAGACTATAAAAAATTTAAAAAGGCTTCTCTAGTGGCAGCTACATCCTTTAGTACAAATGCTAAAATAGGATGTGAAAATGAATTTGCTCTATTTGTAGAAACAGAAAGGGATTTATACCTTCCAGACCTGTCTCAATATGTAGGTTTTGAAAAAGGAGAGGAAAAAAATACAATAATCTTAAAATGTGATGAACTTCTCAATGAACTACAAGACAAAATTAATAATATAGAAATTTATTATAATCCTTATACTACTCAACTAGAAGAAAAGATAGAAGGAGCTAAAAAATTCAATATTTTTACCCAAAAAGAGGTGTAA